ACCTAACGTGAACGCCTCTGTCGGTGTAGCAGATGTTATGTTTAAGGCTTTGGATGGCGTAATTCCCTGTGGGAGTGCAGCAGCATGCTGTACATAGCACAGCACGCACGCCACCACGTAGTGTAAAAGCGACAACATGGTTCTTCAGAGTGACTCCCAATGGAGACGGTTTGCACGAAAGCTCATCATGACTGCCCTGGGAACCAGCCGTTGTAAAATACTCAACGGCTGAACAAGCGGCTTAGATCCCGCATTCTGGTCAACAACTGTGTATAGACAAGCAGGGCTGAGTCGAGTCAGTTGGCGGGTAAGCAACGGTTCTCCTCTGACACCAAAGGGCCTGAGCACAGTTCGATAGTGGGAATCTAAATTCGGACAGCCACAATGGAAGAAGCCAAGAAAGGACATGGTCGAGATGGAACTCCATCCAATGGTAGGGCTGTGGTATGGGCTTGAGGCGCGGTCCGGCCCATCTAGCTTCGTGGGCCTGGTCCGTTGCAGTGAGTCAGTGACGCATTATTCCTGGAAATCGCCGGACAGCAGCGTTGCTTCCGGGTTAAATGAGGCTAACTCTTGCCCTAATGCAGGTCTGGCTGCGACTCAGCTCGCCACCTTTCCCAGCCTCCATACTTCCTATTCTGGCCCGTCAGCTGGTTTCTTTCTGCATCTGCCAAGCCAGAGACCGTTAAGGGGGCAGATTCATGGGTCAGCTCTAATctttgcggaggaggaggactggATTCACTCAGAAGTCAAATGCTAGTTCATCTTTCTGACCCGGCCTCGACGAAGATATCGGAGTTAATGACACAGCTAAGCCGGTTGGCCCCGCTGACAAGGTTGGCATGTCATTTGTGATTGCACTGCGGTCTCTGGTAGTGGTGTGGCTGCGAATGTGGGTGGGGAATACGACAACAGGAAAATTTCGCCAGCCTTGTCTCTCAGCCGCAAATTGGGTGTTTCCCTGTTCACAGCGCTTTCAACAATTATTTCTGGCGTTATGGGTGTCAGTGCTGGGTTTGATATTCTGGGGTGCCCTCGAGTCGGTGCCCAGAACGGAAATCACTGATCGCACGCCCTGGGGGTTGACCTTCGATGAACAGGCACTTTTCTTCAGGCTGTTTCTGCAAGTTCTCATTGCCAGCTCTTCGTTGCTCCAAACAGCCTGTGGCGTCCGCTTGGAACATCCTCCCACCAATTAAAAGTGCAACTATCCCGGCAGCCCACTTCTTGGGGGCTTCCCCCCTTTCTCAGAATCACTGAAGGCACCGCACACGCCGCACGCAATGGCATGGGCGATTTGGGTCTGCGCTCCAGTCGCCGGCTGGTGACCGGCATCTAGAGAAGGCATGAACATGATGAGTTGACTGTGCATACCGTAAATAGCGAATCCTCTAATACAGGCAATGGGCATCCCGGAGGCGCAAGGTAAAGTGCAACCACACAAGCAGCGAGCTGAGGACAGACCCTGCGAAGGATTCGAATCCCAGCAGGTCCCACCGGACGCCCCTCGTGCTGACCAACAATGCACGGGCTTATCAGCTGGAGGGGCCGAATATAGTTATGAAATCAACCCGCCAGGGCCGGAAGTTGGGCATAAACCAAACCCGCGACCTCAGAGAGGATCTGCGGCTGATCGCGTTGTTTCGTTTGTCTTTAATTTGATAAGGTGTGCATCTTTCAGGCATCTGCAATATACTATCGTGGATATAGGCTGCCATGATGGCTCCGGAGAACAACAACGAGAAGCTTGCCCAGACATCTGAGGTAGACACAGAGCCACGGAGGAAGGCCAGCACCGAGTACAAGCGGCATCCAGTGTACTCCCCAAACGAATGGCTTCTGGAATCCATCAGTTCGATTGTGGCCCTTGGCCTCCTTATTGGGATCGCGATCATCTTCTGGTATATGGACAACAAGCCTCTCTCTGCCTGGCGGGGCCGCGTCTCTCTCAACGCGACAATTTCCATCCTGACAACTGCATGCACCACCGCGCTGATGCACGGAGTAAGCACATTCATAGGACAGTTGAAATGGCTTCACTTCAAGAACGGGCCTCGCAAGCTGGCTGAGTTTGAAACATTCGATGGCGCAAGCCGCGGTGTCTGGGGGTCTATTCTGATGCTCACCACAGTCAAGTGGAATTTGGCCACCATCGGGGCATTCATAACCATCTTGCGACTGGCGTTCTCGCCCTTCGCGCAGCAGGTTGTGTTGGTTGAGCAGCGAGATGTCATCACCCCAGACAATGCCGCCACGTTCGGATACTCGTACAGCTACAGTCGGGATTTACGGGCGTCGCTGGCAAACTCTGGCATTGGTAAGGCTTAGCAACACCCTGCGCAAGGGGAACATCTGAAGCTAACATTCTGTGACTAGACAGCATCCCCCAGGATCCCGGTATGCAGTCCGCCGTCTTGCAGGGCTTGTATAAAATCGACACCTCAGAACCATTCCGCTGCCCCGGGGCATGTCGCTGGACCGACTCATATATATCCCTCGGGTTCAAGGCTGAGTGCAGCAATGTCACTGAGACAGTATTACAGTCGAGGAACTGTTTCGATGACGAAGATGGCTGGGAGGTATGCAACATGACGACGCCCGCCGGGCTCGGGCTTTCGACTCGCTACTCGGCGACCAGCGCAGTGACGACCTTCGCCCTGAATGCAAGCTCACTGCTGAATCCGCCCTCAGAGCAAGAACTGCCCGATGTCTGGCCTGAAATCACGCGATTCGCAGTCTACAGAGCGACGTCCGACTACAATTTCCTAGCGAACGACATCAACGTCACGGACTgctctctctccctcacGGCCTATGAGTACTCCGGCGCAAAGGCCAACGGTAGTGACTTCTTTGCGAGCAGGCGGGAGGTCGACTTCGGCGTAAAGAACCCCTGGGCCTATAGGACCACTGCAGGTGGAGGATTACTCGCGCGCATGTACACCAACGAGACGACGGACGGTGATGCCAGGATTCCTGCTCTTGAAATGAGCTACGCCAGCATCTCCGCGGTGGAGACTTTCTTCACGTCTCCGGCAATTCTCTCCCAGTGGGTCGAAGGGGCCTATGTCAATACAAACCCGGGTGTCGCCGCTGCGCTCTCTGGCGACGTAGACCTCACCGAGCGGTTCCGTGGGATGGCAACTGCCATGACGAACCATCTGCGGTATGGCCCAAACCCGCAGACTGCCTACGGAGACAAAGTCGAGAGTGTACCATTTGTTTCCATCCGTTGGGGCTATTTTGTTGTTCCAATTTTGACGGAGTCGTTCGCAATTGCGTTTGCCATCTTGAGCATTTTCAACAATCGCAGGAGCCGCGGTATTCCCATGTGGAAATCGTCGACGCTGGCCGTCCTGGCCTGTCAGCTCGAGGAGAGACTTGGGCTCCTAAAGGCTACGGACAAGGGCCTTGTCGAAATCCAGGCCGAGGCTGAGAAAGCCAGTGTACGGCTACAATAAACCACCATTATGCCAGTGCCAATGCAGTGTAATTTAGAACATTGAGTCGCTGGTCTTGTCATAGTAGCACCAAAGGCTTTAAGCTTTGTGAACAAACTTCAGTCAAATAGCCGAACCAAAATATAACAATGGGCGATCCTAAGTCCGCTCTGCCATGCGGGTTCCATGGCATTATCCTACAATGGGACTCGGTGGCGTGCAATGGTAGATGGTGCTTTTCATTGGCAGAGCCATCTTGTCTTGGCCGGAAATGATCGACTGCGCGCCGAACCGAAGAATCAACGTTGCATTGGCCCAGATTCCGTCTTTATTATTTGGATGGTATATACATAGATCGGAATTCTGCATATCCGGTCTGCGGCCCTTGTGTAACCCGACAGCAAGTCAAGACGTCACGCGAACAGCCATGTTTGTGAGACATACCTGCTCGCGGAAATATTATCAAGTAAGGCGTTCTGAAGTGTTTGGATCTGGCTATATGTCAGAAAGCTGGGCTGGTCTCGACTGGGTCTTTGATATCATTGTACAAGCGGTTGCGGCATTCTGGCGCTCGATATACCTCTTTCGGAGAGTCTGATACAAAGAGATCCGTACAATTTTGAGCAATGAACGATTAAAGCGCCACTTAGCTGGTACACTTAGAGTGCTATCGACTTCCGGTGCTTCCCATGGGGTAGTTCTTCGCATCTTCCCCACCAGCTTCTATCTATTTAACAGCGGAAGCGTTCCTATGTAAATCTGCATTTTGCTCTCAAAGATCACAAGTCTAACTCTTCAATCCTAGGCAAATATATCCTTTCTACTTCTGAATACCTGGACAATACAGGATGGCCCCAAAAGGCAGAGTTATGAACGGCCCATACGGCGGAATGGGGGGCAGCTACTACAACGCAGAGCACGGATCCCACAAGGTCAAAAAGATCAACGCCTGGGGCCGCAGCTATGCAGGATACGATGTGTTGAATGGATTCCAGTTCACCTTTGACGACGGCCAACTTGGTCCGCTTGTCGGCCACATCAACGCCAACGTCCCAGGGGAATTTGAGTTCCACGATGGTGAGAAGATCGCCTCCATGAATGTGTATGctggagacggtgagggCTTTGTCAATGGCTTCAAGTTCGACACGAACCAGGGCCGCCATTTCGAAATCGGTGGGAAGGAAGGGAAGAACAACCCCCTTGCTAATCTTGGGACTGGCGACTGGATTGCAGCGGAAGGGAGAGATCCTATTCATGGTGCTGACGACGTTGTTGATAATATTGAGATTTACTTCAATGCTTGAGGTCGGGAGTTGTGGTGATAGCTTTGGTGTGCGTGCCACCTTTTTTATTATCCGCAATCAAGATGTCCTGCTCTAGGTTATGTGTTGACGTAGTGCTCGGTTTATCCCAGTGATATCTCAACTCAAAAGCTGCTGTCTCGGTGCTGCTCTTACAACTGCTGATAAAAGGAGACCGCGACTAGCTGAAATCTAGATAGACAGGGATTAGGTTGATGGCGCGCGAAAAGGGCTGATATTAGTGGAGATACACGATACTGCTTAATAACATTATTGTCCGCTATTCTCTTCTACGACGGCCAACGGATATGTCACTCTCCTGGAAACTCGGAATAGCCGGGAATGATGCTGCAGTCTTACCAAAGGTTTCAGCCTGGGACTGGGCGTCGGAGGGCAAATCAACCCATAGGTAATTCATCCAACCTCCCTTCAACACCACGAGGTAATAGATCCTGTGGGTGATACCGATATGTAAGGAGGAAGCTCCGTCCTCCTAATAAGGCTGAATGTACtccccccatccccatctgTGGCGCCATTTAGCCGGCACTTGCTGTGGTTCTGGAGTCTGGGCTCAGAGATGAAACTCAACCCCAGACTTACCCACATTCTGCCTCACATTCGGACGCCATATTAGGGCTTTCTAGTCCTTCTCGGGCTACTGGCCGCGTCCGAAGCGAGTAGAGATCGCCCACCTGAAACACCGGTGCCAGGAACCTTTCAGCTTGGCGGGGTTTGAAGCATTGAAATGAGGCCTGGGTTGGAGTGCTTCTGCCGAATGGTCAAACATCCGGAATTGCTGCATTCTGTACTGTTCTGGCTGAATAGAGCTGGCAAGGCAACAACATAAATACCGGCTTTATGTCGCCCAACATCACCCTCCCTCACCAACGCATCTCATAATCAACACCGACAAACCAACAAATCAACAAACAAATCTACCAATAAAATGATCTTTGCGCGCATTCTTGCCATTGCGACAGCAGCGGTCGTGCCCGTATTGGCTCTGCCTGGCGTCAGCAGCGATGCCATGCTCAACCTTTACAAGCGCCAGATCTCCGCCTCCGAGACTGGCACCAACAACGGCTATTACTATTCCTTCTGGACCGATGGCGGCGGCTCTGTGAGCTACACCAACGGTGACGCCGGAAGCTACAGTGTCACCTGGCAGGACAGCGGCAACTTTGTTGCTGGCAAGGGCTGGAACCCAGGAGAGGGCCAGTAAGTCCTCAAGTGACACcccgtcttcgtcttcattgtATACATTGCAATAACTAATCTACCTGCGTAAAGGAGCGTGACATACGACGGCACCTGGGAGCCCAACGGTAACAGCTATGTTTCCGTGTATGGCTGGACCACCTCGCCTCTGATTGAGTATTACATTGTCGAGGCATTCAGCACCTACGACCCCTCCAGCGAGGCGGAGCAACTGGGCTCGATTGAGAGTGATGGCAGCACTTACTCCATCTTCAAGACTACTAGGACCAATGCGCCCAGCATCGAGGGTACTGCAACCTTCACGCAGTTCTGGTCTGTTCGCGCCGACCACCGCACCAGCGGCACAGTTACCGTGCAGAACCATTTTGATGCTTGGTCTCAGAGTGGCTTGGAGCTTGGCTCCCCCAACTACATGATTCTTGCTACTGAGGGATATCAGTCGAGCGGCTCGGCGTCCTTCACTATCTCCTAAGTTCTTGACTTATTTTTCTTTCGACTGGACAGTGTGAGCTGGATGATATGTGGGCTACGGGTTGATTTGGTACCGCGAAAGCATTCAACATGCTCAGTACATAAAACGTGACCTTGGTCGATGTTGCTTAGCATGGAACACTGGTTGTCCTTCTGGTTTTGACTCGATGGTAATCGCGTAATAATATGTAATCCAAGCAGGGCCCTGCGTGAGAGGAACACGAAAGCCCAGTAGACAGTGTACAAATCGTCGTATAAGACCCGCGTGGACGTGGGAGCCGTGGCACCTCGCGGTTCGAGCGAGAACGGATGTTCAAGCAGCTGTTTGGCTGTCTTTCGTTCCTCTGGCATCCATTTCAACGCCAAAAAGAACTGTTTTTCCTCACCACTGAGCCGCTTTTCCAGGGCCTCGGGTGAAACAGAAGGTATAGGCGCTTCATGGTGAGCACTCCAGCCCCCTGTAACTATATCAGACTTGGAGTCAATAGGAAAAGGAGTATAATGAGAAACAGGTACCAACCTCTCGAGTTAAAGCACTGTTCCGTCATCTCACTACGCCGCACCAATTCTGTCAGCAGTCGTCTAATCAAGGCTACCATGAGGGCTAGATGCCTAAAAGGATCAGGACTGCCTGTGGAATCCAATACATCTCCAAATAGATGCTGCCCTTCAAACAGGTCCCAGATCTAATGGATGATCAGCAAGTATAATAGCAACAAACTCTAGTAGCGCCAGACTTACAAGGCCTGTAAGGTTCCAGATATTGATAGTACTTCCCAAGGCATTTCAAAAATAACCTCTGGCGCTCTGTATATATGTGGTTGGACGAAATGTCCTGACTCCTGCGCTTTGCCAATCCTTGCCTCACCCAAGTTATATAGGACCGGGAGAGCGTGGTTTCTGTTTCCAGTTGGCCTGCAAAATCTTCGactactataaataatacgTGACTGGTCAACCAACTTACGGGGGCTTGGGTTTTTGGATTCCGCTGTTGCAAAATCTCGCAGCATGGAGCTATCCTCCAGGCTGAGTATTAGATTGTCGGTCTTTAGATCTAGTAGACATTAGTTCAAAATCCAACATTCACAGAGTGTACATCTCTACTAGTATGGACAACATGAGCATCAGCGTGCAAGAAATCAAGCGCCAATAGAAGTCGCCTGACAGTTATATTAAGTAGAGGTAGATCAAATGGTCTGAGGTTCATTCCTATTATTTCGAGAAGGGTTATATTCATCGGCTGTAGCACCAGGCACCGATGTGTGCCGCCAGGGCCCTGTAGATCGAATGAATTATACAGCTCGCGGATCAATGACTGACCCGGATGCGAAGAATCAACTTTTGCCAGATGTTCATAGACTCTCAATTCGCGATCTGTCGCAGAGAGATGATCTGGTAAACAGGTTGACACCTTCAATACTGTGTAGTTACTAACTCTTGAACTCGTCAGAGCTCTTCACGGATTAATTGGACTTGGAGTGGCGCACTGAAGATCCGCATAGCCAACTCGTTGAATATGCCCCATACCCAAGCTTTCCCGTAACTTTGTATCTAGTATGATACACATCGCCAATTTTTACCGGATAATAATGCGCCGGTTTGTAATGTGGCAATGTCTCTTCCTCGATCGGGGTTCCTGTCGAGAGAATATGCGCAATGCTCGAGCATTCTCTTAGAGACAGTCGCCTTCGCCGAATATTATTTGTTAAAGCTCTGAACATAGACGCCATTTCAACCTCACTCGGCCTTCCGCAGCTCAAAACTAGACAAGGCAGGCTGAATCAGGTTGC
This genomic interval from Aspergillus puulaauensis MK2 DNA, chromosome 7, nearly complete sequence contains the following:
- a CDS encoding DUF3176 domain-containing protein (COG:S;~EggNog:ENOG410PUD7;~InterPro:IPR021514;~PFAM:PF11374;~TransMembrane:4 (i40-64o84-107i128-157o487-509i);~antiSMASH:Cluster_7.4) gives rise to the protein MMAPENNNEKLAQTSEVDTEPRRKASTEYKRHPVYSPNEWLLESISSIVALGLLIGIAIIFWYMDNKPLSAWRGRVSLNATISILTTACTTALMHGVSTFIGQLKWLHFKNGPRKLAEFETFDGASRGVWGSILMLTTVKWNLATIGAFITILRLAFSPFAQQVVLVEQRDVITPDNAATFGYSYSYSRDLRASLANSGIDSIPQDPGMQSAVLQGLYKIDTSEPFRCPGACRWTDSYISLGFKAECSNVTETVLQSRNCFDDEDGWEVCNMTTPAGLGLSTRYSATSAVTTFALNASSLLNPPSEQELPDVWPEITRFAVYRATSDYNFLANDINVTDCSLSLTAYEYSGAKANGSDFFASRREVDFGVKNPWAYRTTAGGGLLARMYTNETTDGDARIPALEMSYASISAVETFFTSPAILSQWVEGAYVNTNPGVAAALSGDVDLTERFRGMATAMTNHLRYGPNPQTAYGDKVESVPFVSIRWGYFVVPILTESFAIAFAILSIFNNRRSRGIPMWKSSTLAVLACQLEERLGLLKATDKGLVEIQAEAEKASVRLQ
- a CDS encoding uncharacterized protein (TransMembrane:1 (o100-119i);~antiSMASH:Cluster_7.4) translates to MVLFIGRAILSWPEMIDCAPNRRINVALAQIPSLLFGWYIHRSEFCISGLRPLCNPTASQDVTRTAMFVRHTCSRKYYQVRRSEVFGSGYMSESWAGLDWVFDIIVQAVAAFWRSIYLFRRV
- a CDS encoding uncharacterized protein (COG:S;~EggNog:ENOG410Q23K;~InterPro:IPR036404,IPR001229;~antiSMASH:Cluster_7.4), with the protein product MAPKGRVMNGPYGGMGGSYYNAEHGSHKVKKINAWGRSYAGYDVLNGFQFTFDDGQLGPLVGHINANVPGEFEFHDGEKIASMNVYAGDGEGFVNGFKFDTNQGRHFEIGGKEGKNNPLANLGTGDWIAAEGRDPIHGADDVVDNIEIYFNA
- a CDS encoding glycoside hydrolase family 11 protein (CAZy:GH11;~COG:G;~EggNog:ENOG410PK7J;~InterPro:IPR001137,IPR013319,IPR033119,IPR033123, IPR018208,IPR013320;~PFAM:PF00457;~SECRETED:SignalP(1-19);~antiSMASH:Cluster_7.3;~go_function: GO:0004553 - hydrolase activity, hydrolyzing O-glycosyl compounds [Evidence IEA];~go_process: GO:0005975 - carbohydrate metabolic process [Evidence IEA]), which translates into the protein MIFARILAIATAAVVPVLALPGVSSDAMLNLYKRQISASETGTNNGYYYSFWTDGGGSVSYTNGDAGSYSVTWQDSGNFVAGKGWNPGEGQSVTYDGTWEPNGNSYVSVYGWTTSPLIEYYIVEAFSTYDPSSEAEQLGSIESDGSTYSIFKTTRTNAPSIEGTATFTQFWSVRADHRTSGTVTVQNHFDAWSQSGLELGSPNYMILATEGYQSSGSASFTIS